CGTAGCAACAAGCGAAATGTAGGTTATTATAACTTCACTGATTTGCTTATTTGTATGACGGGTGAACAGATCGTAGACCTCCCAAacaatgcatattattattattattattattattattattattattattattatttatgtaatcgttttaaaataacatgaaaaaaCACTACATACACTACTGGAGAAGTCGTGTATTGTTACACTGGAATTTGCAATCACCCTCTCGATTGTGATGCTAGTCGTGTCAGCCGTTGCAAAACCagatttctgtgttttgttttgttttttagaattGGATTGCAGTTTGATATGAACCTTAAGTAATGTGGTCCTGGTTTTAAAGTACAGGCATTTAGCTCAGTAGTGTATTTGGACGATGTCTTTTTTTAGGGTCGTGTACCGGCAGACTGCCAAAACACCTCAGCTGCTGCCAGATCCAGGGAgcggatttatcttttaaaatccAATCGTCCTTTTGAAAGGCTTAATAGAACATTTTGAGTTTTTAGTTTCTTATTGCGCCTAATGTTTCTGTTTTCTCTTCAGATAAGGCATTTGTTTTCATGTGTTTTTGGTGTCGGCCTTTAGCCATCTCGCTGTATAAAAATACCTTTGTGTAAATACCTCATTTTGTTGTTCCTGGTATGGTTGGCTCCTGAAGGCAGCAGGCTGTTTGGGGTTTCTTATTAGCAGTACAAATAATTATAgcctaatttatattttatttagctgAAATTTAGAGAACAGGAAAGGTGTCGGTTTAAAACTGGGTGTTGTGCAATTACTGGCAGCAAAGAAATCAGCAGCCGTGATCGGGTGCAGCCCCAATGGGAAGGATTTTGTGTGCTGCAGCAGTTTTTAAATCGATGTAAAATTATCTCAGTAATCGTCAAtcaaaaaacatatacatatattaacgTAACTTTTTGTCTAAGTTAGTGCCAGTAACAATCGTTACTGGTAAAAACAACTGACTACTGTCATTATTTAGTTTATTCAACAACAAGAGAATGCTGCAAAACAATTACTATCAATGTACCTTCCTCTaactaacaaacacaaaacagtgaaAATATAGGTGCAGAAGTGACCACCTATGGAACATGCTTCAGCGgggtattttgttttgctttaataTGACCTTGAGCACTCGCTCACAACACTCTTAACTTTTGTTTTCCAAACCTTCAGCAGAAACACACAAgtgcaaaaacaaaccaacaaatgCTGTAAGAAATTCAATTAGGAGCAGTGGTATCATTAAACTCCACTAATCAAATAAAAGCTTTCTCCAAGCTGAGGGATTACAAATGTTGCATGTTCCAGGTACTCCATTATGAAATGCTCAAAGTCACAGTAACCCATTCCCTTGACAAACTGGCCCTTCCAGCTTACTAATTTAAAGGCAAAATGTTAAAGGTCATCAGATGTTGTTGGTAACTTCAGTTCCAGAATGTTAAAAACAATTTTCTGTTTTCTTACAACTGTTATACTAATTTCTTGCTAGAAGAATTATTTTTagggtctgtctctctgtctgtcacatGCTACATAATGAACTCTCCAAATTTTATCATAGACTTGTAATCTCCTATAGATCTTTTGGGTTGCATTTGGGAATTAGGCCTACTGTATGTAGACTTTAAGTTTTACCTTTTGAAGGTCTGTTCAAACAAAAGTTAGTATACTCTGTTTATActaacttctttttttattttcattgtagaacattgagaagattttttttaaaacagctgacGGATTCTGCTTTGTTTTGCCATGCCTGTGCCTTCCCGTATATTTACTACAGCCATTCGCAATGGAGAAATCAGAAAGTTAGGCACCTGCATCTTCCACAGCCACAATCGGAATCTATGTTGCTCTTTACCACCACACTCCCTGAAAACATTGCATGCGCTGCTGAAAACAGCTAGCCCCATGACACTGGGGTCCGGTAGATCAATAAAGGACAACCCTCTGTGGTATATCAAGACACAGAGCTACAGAACTACTTCCCAGCAGTACTACAATCTGACTCCCCCTCAAGTCAACAGCATCTTAAAAGCAAATGAATACCGCTTTAAAGTCCCAGAGTTTGATGGGAAGAATGTGAGCTCAATTCTGGGCTTTGATAGCAGCCAGCTGCCAGCCAATGCTCCCATTGAAGACAGGAGAAGTGTTGCCACCTGCTTGCAGACAAGGGGAATGTTGTTTGGGGTGTTCGATGGACACGCCGGATGTGCCTGTGCCCAGGCGGTGAGCGAAAGGCTTTTCTATTACATTGCTGTCTCTTTGCTGCCACACGAGACTTTGCTGGAGATAGAAAATGCAGTGGAAAATGGACGTGCCATATTGCCCATCCTACAGTGGCACAAGCACCCTAATGATTATTTCAGTAAGGAAGCTTCCAAGTTGTACTTCAATAGTCTGCGAACTTACTGGCAGGAGCTCATTGACCTGAATACTGGAGAGCACCCAGACACTCAAGAAGCTTTAATTAATGCCTTTAAGAGGCTTGATAACGATATTTCCCTGGAAGCTCAAGTTGGAGATCCCAACTCTTTCCTTAACTACTGGGTGCTTCGAGTAGCATTCTCTGGAGCCACTGCCTGCGTTGCTCATATAGATGGTGCTGATATACAAGTTGCAAACACCGGAGATGGCAGAGCAGTGCTTGGAGTGCAGGAGGAAGATGGATCTTGGACTGCTGTTACCTTATCGAATGATCACAATGCACAGAATGAGGATGAAATCAAACGCATTAGATCCCAGCATCCAAAGAATGAGGAAAAGACTGTTGTCAAACAGGATAGGTTGCTAGGCCTGCTTATGCCATTCAGGGCATTCGGGGATGTGAAGTTCAAGTGGAGCATCGAGCTTCAGAAGATGGTGCTGGAATCGGGACCTGATCAGTTGAATGAGAATGAGCACACAAAGTTTATCCCTCCAAACTACCACACTCCCCCATATCTCACAGCCAAGCCAGAAGTCATTCACCATAGCTTAAGACCCCAGGACAAATTCCTTGTGCTGGGCACGGATGGACTGTGGGAGACCATGCACCGACAAGAGGTGGTGAGAGTTGTTGGAGAATATCTAACAGGTGTCCACCTCCAGCAGCCCATATCTGTGGGAGGGTACAAGGTGACCCTGGGTCAAATGCAGGGCTTGCTGATGGAGCGAAGAGCAAGGATTTCCTCTGTCTTTGAGGATCAGAACGCTGCAACCCATCTGATCAGGCACGCAGTGGGCAACAACGAGTTTGGAGTGGTGGACCACGAACGACTTTGTAAAATGCTGAGCCTGCCTGAGGAGCTTGCCCGAATGTACAGGGACGATATCACCATTATCGTAGTGCAGTTTAATTCTCATGTTATTGGTGCACAGAGCAAACCAGGAGGAGGGGATTGAACTTTGAGAGCCGATTGTTCAGATTACCAAACTTGAAATACAAACTTTTATGCACAACTAGCATGAATGTTACTGGATTTACAACACACGTCCACTGCCTTGTCCTGACACAGCTGAATGGAGTGGCTGCTGTTGAAACTCAGTAATATGTCCAAAATGCTACATTGTTTTGGGTGATTTTTCCTGGGACAGCTGTTGCAGTACTACCAGTGCGATAGCAGAAACACGTTTTAGATGAATGAGTGAAAGTTTGTAGGCTAtgtagttgttagtttagttggtttttattctctattaagtgatatgcattgaaaaaaggcaagagagaaggagagttgcTGCTGGGCCATGAACAAGTTTAAGTTCAACGCTAACTCTAAATACAttgttgttactgttattaagaactagtaataatctgaagcaaTGATATTTCAAAATAACATATAAAACAAGAAACTCTTGACTGATACTTCCTGCAACTAAGTTATTCTGTTTAATGTATACTGgtgaaattgttttattcagcaaacaaacaaaaaaaaaattatatatatatatatatatatacagtgccttgcgaaagtattcggcccccttgaactttgcgaccttttgccacatttcaggcttcaaacataaagatatgaaactgggacacaatcatgaagtggaacgaaatttattggatatttcaaacttttttaacaaataaaaaactgaaaaattgggcgtgcaaaattattcagcccccttaagttaatactttgtagcgccaccttttgctgcgattacagctgtaagtcgcttggggtatgtctctatcagttttgcacatcgagagactgaaatttttgcccattcctccttgcaaaacagctcgagctcagtg
The Acipenser ruthenus chromosome 3, fAciRut3.2 maternal haplotype, whole genome shotgun sequence genome window above contains:
- the pdp1 gene encoding pyruvate dehydrogenase phosphatase catalytic subunit 1 produces the protein MPVPSRIFTTAIRNGEIRKLGTCIFHSHNRNLCCSLPPHSLKTLHALLKTASPMTLGSGRSIKDNPLWYIKTQSYRTTSQQYYNLTPPQVNSILKANEYRFKVPEFDGKNVSSILGFDSSQLPANAPIEDRRSVATCLQTRGMLFGVFDGHAGCACAQAVSERLFYYIAVSLLPHETLLEIENAVENGRAILPILQWHKHPNDYFSKEASKLYFNSLRTYWQELIDLNTGEHPDTQEALINAFKRLDNDISLEAQVGDPNSFLNYWVLRVAFSGATACVAHIDGADIQVANTGDGRAVLGVQEEDGSWTAVTLSNDHNAQNEDEIKRIRSQHPKNEEKTVVKQDRLLGLLMPFRAFGDVKFKWSIELQKMVLESGPDQLNENEHTKFIPPNYHTPPYLTAKPEVIHHSLRPQDKFLVLGTDGLWETMHRQEVVRVVGEYLTGVHLQQPISVGGYKVTLGQMQGLLMERRARISSVFEDQNAATHLIRHAVGNNEFGVVDHERLCKMLSLPEELARMYRDDITIIVVQFNSHVIGAQSKPGGGD